Proteins co-encoded in one Sphingopyxis sp. BE259 genomic window:
- a CDS encoding EAL domain-containing protein, translating into MRFRSLKLRIAVAYAALSAAILAAILLLAGNGIGRFGEASASRDLAANARVFDEIIDLRAQQMRGSADVLSRDFGFREAVATGDQATIDSALVSLRERSRSAAAFVVGFDGAMIGSATAGLPASGDLWDALDGGQDHGIIQIGDKLALAAASPIEVPDTIGWLVLAQPLDAAEMRGLAKLAAVDIHARVLRASRLPAALAAAPSGQVVESGDRERVLHHVTALPSLQAGIRPRLVLDHSLSQALGEYSGLQWLLVALAVAGVTLIIVLSWRIARTITRPLSALDNATRLIGEGKDAAVEVTSDDEIGRLGASFNTMVAAIAERERQITHVALHDGLTNLPNRKLFVEQLDHALARRRDDARLMVVYVDLDDFKVVNDTLGHPAGDALLRNVAAHLQGVLGDAIVARLGGDEFAILFSDLPGNENLAALADKLQGCFDRSILIDGQQADASASMGIAVAPDDGVDGITLMKNADLALYRAKRDGKATHHFFEQSLDEQARHRRQMELDLRLAIRDGGFELYFQPLYSMHEERLMAFEALIRWPHPDKGMISPMEFIPLAEETGLIVQIGEWVIREACRQAATWDGDLSVAVNISPKQFLAPGLANIVLSALASSGLPANRLELEITESIFIANVEKTLETLHSLRALGVRIALDDFGTGYSSLSYLRSFPFDKLKIDQSFVRDLTQGGNANAVIRAITTLADALGMETLAEGVEDEAQAEILRQEGCHQIQGYLLSRPIDANAVHVFIAEMGPETDRERLSA; encoded by the coding sequence TTGCGGTTTCGCTCGCTGAAGCTGCGGATCGCGGTCGCCTATGCGGCGCTATCTGCGGCGATCCTGGCCGCGATCCTGCTCCTCGCGGGCAATGGTATCGGCCGTTTTGGCGAAGCCAGCGCCTCGCGCGACCTGGCCGCCAACGCGCGGGTGTTCGACGAGATCATCGACCTGCGCGCGCAGCAGATGCGCGGATCGGCCGATGTGCTGTCGCGCGACTTCGGCTTTCGCGAAGCCGTTGCGACCGGTGATCAGGCGACGATCGACAGCGCGCTGGTCAGTCTGCGCGAACGCTCGCGCAGCGCCGCGGCGTTCGTTGTCGGCTTTGATGGCGCGATGATCGGTTCGGCGACGGCGGGGCTGCCCGCGTCGGGTGATTTGTGGGACGCGCTCGACGGCGGTCAGGATCATGGCATCATCCAGATCGGCGACAAGTTGGCGCTGGCCGCCGCATCGCCGATCGAGGTTCCCGATACGATCGGCTGGCTTGTCCTTGCCCAACCGCTCGACGCCGCTGAAATGCGCGGCCTTGCCAAGCTCGCGGCGGTCGACATCCACGCGCGGGTGCTTCGCGCGTCGCGGCTTCCCGCCGCGCTCGCCGCTGCGCCGTCGGGACAAGTCGTCGAAAGCGGCGACCGCGAGCGGGTTCTGCATCATGTGACCGCGCTGCCCAGCTTGCAGGCGGGAATCCGCCCGCGGCTGGTGCTCGACCACTCGCTCAGCCAGGCGCTGGGCGAATATTCGGGGCTGCAATGGCTGCTCGTGGCGCTCGCCGTGGCGGGGGTGACGCTGATCATCGTCCTCAGCTGGCGTATCGCGCGCACCATCACCCGCCCCCTGAGCGCGCTCGATAACGCGACGCGCCTGATCGGCGAAGGCAAGGACGCCGCGGTCGAAGTGACCTCGGACGACGAGATCGGCCGCCTTGGCGCGAGTTTTAACACGATGGTCGCCGCGATCGCGGAACGCGAACGCCAGATCACCCATGTGGCGCTCCACGATGGCCTGACCAACCTGCCGAACCGCAAATTGTTCGTCGAACAGCTCGATCATGCGCTGGCGCGGCGGCGGGACGACGCGCGGCTGATGGTCGTCTATGTCGATCTCGACGATTTCAAGGTCGTCAACGATACGTTGGGGCATCCGGCGGGGGACGCGCTGCTCCGCAATGTCGCGGCGCATTTGCAGGGCGTGCTGGGCGATGCCATCGTCGCGCGGCTCGGCGGCGACGAATTCGCGATCCTGTTCAGCGACCTGCCCGGCAACGAAAATCTCGCCGCGCTCGCCGACAAATTGCAGGGCTGTTTCGACCGTTCGATCCTGATCGACGGGCAACAGGCCGATGCGTCGGCCAGCATGGGGATCGCGGTCGCGCCCGATGACGGCGTCGATGGCATCACACTGATGAAAAACGCCGACCTGGCGCTGTATCGGGCCAAGCGTGACGGCAAGGCGACGCATCATTTCTTTGAACAATCGCTCGATGAACAGGCGCGTCATCGCCGCCAGATGGAACTCGACCTGCGGCTGGCGATCCGCGACGGCGGGTTCGAACTATATTTCCAGCCGCTTTACAGCATGCACGAAGAACGGCTGATGGCGTTCGAGGCACTGATCCGCTGGCCCCACCCCGACAAGGGCATGATCAGCCCGATGGAATTCATCCCGCTAGCCGAGGAAACCGGGCTGATCGTCCAGATCGGCGAATGGGTGATCCGCGAAGCGTGCCGGCAGGCGGCAACGTGGGACGGCGATTTGTCGGTCGCGGTCAATATTTCACCCAAACAATTTCTCGCCCCGGGGCTCGCCAATATCGTGCTGTCGGCGCTGGCGTCGTCGGGGCTGCCCGCCAACCGGCTCGAACTGGAAATTACCGAGAGCATCTTTATCGCCAATGTCGAAAAGACGCTCGAAACCTTGCATAGCCTGCGCGCGCTGGGCGTCCGCATCGCGCTCGACGACTTCGGCACCGGCTATTCTTCGCTCAGCTATCTGCGCTCTTTCCCGTTCGACAAGCTCAAGATCGATCAGAGCTTTGTCCGCGACCTGACACAAGGCGGCAACGCCAATGCGGTGATCCGCGCGATCACGACGCTGGCCGACGCGCTGGGCATGGAAACGCTGGCGGAGGGGGTCGAGGACGAGGCGCAGGCGGAAATCCTGCGGCAGGAGGGCTGCCACCAGATCCAAGGCTATCTGCTCAGCCGCCCGATCGACGCCAATGCGGTGCATGTCTTTATTGCGGAGATGGGACCGGAAACCGATCGTGAGCGGCTCAGCGCCTGA
- a CDS encoding HU family DNA-binding protein: MNHAELSDAVAASLDLSKADGRKAVDAVFAAIGDAAAKGDEVSVNGFGKFKVKATPAREGRNPSTGATIQIKAAKKLTFGPAKAVKDRLNG; this comes from the coding sequence ATGAATCACGCCGAACTGTCGGACGCCGTCGCCGCGTCGCTGGACCTCAGCAAGGCCGACGGGCGCAAGGCCGTCGACGCCGTCTTCGCCGCGATCGGCGATGCCGCCGCCAAGGGTGACGAAGTATCGGTCAACGGCTTTGGCAAGTTCAAGGTCAAGGCTACTCCGGCGCGCGAAGGCCGCAACCCGTCGACCGGCGCGACGATCCAGATCAAGGCCGCCAAGAAGCTGACCTTTGGTCCGGCCAAGGCCGTCAAGGATCGCCTGAACGGCTGA
- the cobU gene encoding bifunctional adenosylcobinamide kinase/adenosylcobinamide-phosphate guanylyltransferase: protein MTATRLFVLGGARSGKSRQAQARAEMLAGRHHFVATADAFDDEMRSRIARHRADRDARWSTVEAPRDLPAVLGALNAPGAVVLVDCLTLWLSNLMLADADLGKAEAELCHIINQFTGHIILVSNEVGLGIVPDNALARRFRDAAGKLNQAVAAVADEVVLLTAGLPLTLKTPSIAR, encoded by the coding sequence ATGACCGCCACCCGCCTGTTCGTGCTCGGCGGCGCGCGCTCGGGCAAGAGCCGCCAGGCGCAGGCGCGCGCCGAAATGCTGGCGGGCCGCCATCATTTTGTCGCAACCGCCGACGCGTTCGACGATGAAATGCGGAGCCGTATCGCACGGCATCGGGCCGACCGCGACGCGCGCTGGTCCACCGTCGAAGCGCCGCGCGACCTGCCTGCGGTGCTTGGCGCGCTGAACGCCCCGGGCGCGGTGGTGCTGGTCGATTGCCTCACTTTGTGGCTGTCGAACCTGATGCTCGCCGACGCCGACCTTGGCAAAGCCGAAGCTGAATTATGTCATATAATCAATCAGTTCACCGGCCATATCATCCTGGTGTCCAACGAAGTCGGGTTGGGCATCGTGCCCGATAATGCGCTGGCACGGCGCTTCCGCGACGCGGCGGGAAAGCTCAATCAGGCGGTCGCTGCCGTCGCCGACGAGGTCGTGCTGCTCACCGCCGGACTCCCGCTGACCCTCAAAACGCCGTCGATCGCGCGATAA
- a CDS encoding cobyric acid synthase, with the protein MAALMLQGTGSDVGKSVLVAGLCRAFTNRGLIVRPFKPQNMSNNAAVTIDGGEIGRAQALQAIACRTPSHSDMNPVLLKPQADRTSQLIVHGRVRGTLGSGNFREARGALLTEVLQSYDRLRAQCDIVVVEGAGSPAEINLRAGDIANLGFARAANVPVVLVGDIDRGGVIAAIVGTLAVIDPDDAAMIRGFLINKFRGDPALFNDGYREIERRSGWPGFGVVPWLSAAARLPSEDAVILERPADPREGRRMIACPILPRISNFDDLDPFKLEPGVEVVMVPPGRPIPAEAAVIVLPGSKATIADLGALRAEGWDIDIRAHHRRGGMIIGLCGGYQMLGRRIADPLGTEGAAAAVAGLELLDVETVLSPAKTLRRVTGSALGAAMEGYEMHMGETRGPGTAHAFATLADGTRDGAVSHGGRVIGSYLHGLFASADLRRALLARIDVAGSGADYAADVDAALEAIAAELAQHVDLDGLLALAGVRA; encoded by the coding sequence ATGGCTGCGTTGATGCTTCAGGGGACCGGCTCCGACGTCGGCAAATCGGTGCTGGTCGCGGGGCTGTGCCGCGCCTTTACCAATCGCGGGCTGATCGTTCGCCCGTTCAAGCCGCAGAATATGTCAAACAATGCCGCGGTGACGATCGACGGCGGCGAGATCGGGCGCGCGCAGGCGCTGCAAGCAATCGCGTGCCGCACGCCGTCGCACAGCGACATGAACCCGGTGCTGCTGAAGCCGCAGGCCGACCGCACGTCGCAGCTGATCGTTCATGGCCGGGTGCGCGGGACGCTGGGCAGCGGCAATTTTCGCGAAGCGCGCGGCGCGCTGCTGACCGAAGTGCTGCAAAGCTATGACCGGCTGCGCGCGCAATGCGACATCGTCGTCGTCGAGGGCGCGGGGTCGCCCGCCGAGATCAACCTGCGCGCCGGCGACATCGCCAATTTGGGCTTTGCCCGCGCGGCGAACGTCCCTGTCGTGCTGGTCGGCGACATCGACCGCGGCGGGGTGATCGCGGCGATCGTCGGCACCCTCGCAGTGATCGACCCCGACGATGCGGCGATGATCCGCGGCTTCCTGATCAACAAGTTTCGCGGCGATCCGGCGCTGTTCAACGACGGCTATCGCGAGATCGAGCGGCGCAGCGGCTGGCCGGGCTTCGGGGTCGTTCCGTGGCTCAGCGCCGCGGCGCGATTGCCGAGCGAGGATGCGGTCATCCTTGAGCGCCCCGCCGACCCGCGCGAGGGGCGGCGGATGATCGCCTGTCCGATCCTGCCGCGCATATCCAATTTCGACGATCTCGACCCGTTCAAGCTGGAACCCGGCGTCGAGGTGGTGATGGTCCCACCGGGGCGGCCGATCCCCGCCGAGGCGGCGGTCATCGTCCTGCCCGGATCAAAAGCGACGATCGCCGATCTGGGCGCGCTGCGCGCCGAGGGCTGGGACATCGACATCAGGGCGCATCACCGGCGCGGCGGGATGATTATCGGGCTGTGCGGCGGGTATCAGATGCTGGGGCGGCGCATCGCCGATCCGCTGGGGACCGAGGGTGCGGCGGCGGCGGTCGCGGGGCTGGAGCTGCTCGATGTCGAAACCGTCCTGTCGCCCGCCAAGACGCTGCGCCGCGTTACCGGATCGGCGCTGGGCGCGGCCATGGAGGGCTATGAAATGCATATGGGCGAAACGCGCGGCCCCGGCACAGCGCACGCCTTTGCCACGCTCGCCGACGGCACTCGCGACGGCGCGGTCAGCCACGGTGGCCGGGTGATCGGCTCCTATCTCCACGGCCTGTTCGCCTCGGCAGATCTGCGCCGCGCGCTGCTCGCCCGTATCGACGTGGCGGGCAGCGGGGCCGATTATGCCGCCGATGTCGATGCGGCGCTCGAAGCCATCGCCGCCGAACTCGCGCAGCACGTCGATCTGGACGGCTTGCTGGCCCTAGCCGGGGTGCGCGCATGA